In Channa argus isolate prfri chromosome 15, Channa argus male v1.0, whole genome shotgun sequence, the DNA window TCTGATATAACAGAAACCACTTCCCTCCGAAACCTTATTGGACAATGTGGAGTATTTTGTGGAATAAGTTCTGATCgacaaaaacatcaaaggtcataaatataaactttattatGTATATGAATTAAACGTTCAATCAGATGGAGCCTCTGTCAGAACACATTCTGGTTCCTACGAAATGACAGCTCACATTTGACctcattaatattaaaatcacatttattacaGTCAAAAAGCAGCCAAAGCTGTTAAAGGACTTTGACTACACCACAACACACTGTGTTCTTTTTAAACCTACgttattcaacatttttattacaaaaaatgtgtGAAGACAGAGATAAGGGACATTCCTCAGGGACATCACCTTAGAAGAACAGTTCATCCATTCCTCTCACTGTATAATGAGtgagtgaaaacacagaaagtaaATAGTATTACTTCCTTTAGTACAGCACTGTACATAAATGATACGCTGTGAAAGCACAAGGCAGTAGACTTATTGATTAATACAACAATAAGACTCCACACTACTTCATCCAACACAATTAACAAACTTGGATATGAAatgaaaagtatgagcatgaaatgaaaagtttgagcaaaacaacagcatgtTGCAAATATGTGACTCCATACATGTATGTGAGGGCTTACGCGTTAAAAGGTCATGTTGGAGCAGGTTTGAGTTGAGTCAGTGTAAGagataaaaagttaaaaggcAGCAGTGACCTTCATTACTCAATTGACTTAGATTTGAGCCACTGCGAGTTTCTGTTGGTGCACAGGTAAGAAAATGTACTGACAGATCATTTGAGGAGTTCAtcttgaaaacaaaatgcagcctTAATGAACTTAAATTGCCTGATCTAAAAAATCTTATTTGGACAATTCTCATTATAGACAGAAAAAACCTGTTGGTCACATGCAATAAAATTCAACAGCGCCACCAAAATGATCATAGAGCTGAATCACCCACTGAACATTTGAGATTTCCTGATGGGACAACTTATGGCATGACTCTTACATTAGAGTGTGTTTTAGCTCAGTGTGCCAAATAAGTTGCTATTTGAAGGGTACatataatttattacatttaatgagGTTTTAATCAGTGTCACATAACCTTATAAGCATGTGAATgaaattgacaaaaacaaagatttacatTATCAGAATTCATTACCCAGCTGTGAAAACAGAGTGTTGGTAATAACCATTCTCCGAGGAGACATGCGAGTCTTTGTCCTGCATCCATAACTGGGAGGTTAACTCACTCAGGTAAACACGTCTCCATTATTGACTTCCTCATTTCACGCTCCTGCATGAGAGTCACAGTGCCATTGTAATGCAGATCAGCACAGTTGAACATTATGAGAAACAGCAGCTGGGGATCTCAGGGCATCTGCTAGCAGGTAATTGCACTTACGTTCTGACTGTTTACCCAAGATCACAAAAGGATGAGCTGACCATTCCGTGTAATTAATCACGCAGACGTATTCTTGCACACAATTGTGGGTCACTAATATTGTCTTATTGTGCATCCATGTGGGCCAATGAGTGTTATGAATATGTGGCTAATCGGCACAGACAGGCCTATTTAAGTGTCCTGTCAGGTTGAAACGTAAAGTTAGGAGACAAGAGTGGGGTGGTGAGAAAAGTGGAACATAGGTGTCAGTCAGTGTGCAGCCATACGTGAAGTCCAAAAGTCGGATTCCTGCAATAATGCTATCAGAAATGGTGAGATTTCTTTTCAACAGGCTGGGTAGGACTGTCCTCTTACTGAGTGTACTAATAGTAGGTAAGTGTAACCTGTGTCTCACACAAAACGTAACGTAATTAAGATGTACTGTACTGAAGTAGTTCTAAAAATGCTCAaacctttttccacatttgtccCGAATTTTAGGACGTGGATGTGCTGACTCCAATTGCACAAGTCGCAGATGTCTGGCAGAGATGTTGATAAACTATAACCTCACATCCCAACCACAGTATGAAAACTGCACCCAAACAATATTTGTGCCCCTCATTGAGTACCAAACAGTGTCAGTTGTAAGTATTATGGAGAACTTCTTGGTATAGTACTATACCTTTTATGGTGCAGCTTACTGATAATTCCTTGTAGTTTCTCATTGTATATCTCTCATACCTTTAGTTTATATTGTCAAATAATTGTGAGCTTTCTGGATGGAAACTGGCTTAATGTGCAGTAATGTGTGGGgaaaacatgcacagaaacaaatCTATTACCTGGCCATTTTGggagacataaacacacaaactagcatttcttattttgtttaacaGGACACAAAGGATCTCCACCTAAGTACCCGTCTGCAAGCTGTACTTGTAAGCCTAAAGAACCttttagattaaataaatacattggtATGTTTCAGTCACAttaattttgactttaaacTACAGGTATGGACAGATCCAGGTCTGAGCTGGAACACATCAGTTTATAATTATGACAAAGTGGTACTGCCAGCAGAAAAAGTCTGGACCCCAGAGCTCCAAGTGACAAATGCGTAAGTTATTTAAACACCACAAATTAAATCCATGGACTTCCTAAAGTTTAATCTCAAATATCTGTTGTCTCTTATACATGTAGAATAGAAACTTCTCTGGAGGATGCTTCTTCTGATCTGCTGTTATACAATAATGGCACCATGGTGCACACTGTGATCTTGAATGCACTGGTCAACTGTGAAATCAACCTGTTCAACTATCCCTTTGCTGCTGATGAATGTCCTGTTGCAATACAAACCTGGTCCTTTGACGGTCAGCACAGCAATTTACTTACAAACATTAATACAGTAAAGTTTTGGGTCTTTGTGAtaatgtcctggttggcttgtTTTCAGTCATTAGTTATGACTCTGTGTCTCTTCTTACATTACAGTTTATCTTTGTTGGTCTTTATTTAGCAGtttcttattttaaatgaaaaaaattattttttgtgattACTTTTAATTATACACAGTAGTGGCATTTGCTGTCAAAACGaaataaatgcttatttttAGTCTcaagaaatacagaaatggCATTATTTGAAAggaaacaacattaaaaaactaactttatttttctatttaggATGTGGCACACAGCTGACATTAGGTGAACTGCTAGTTATTGATAGTTCCCATGGAGACTGGCAAACTGAGTCAGCAgagttgcagcaaaataatgaaaaccgCAATTATATCATGGTGAGTTTCTACAATTAAGGAATTgtcatttatattatatacaaaCATTTCAGGACATAACTGTGCAAAAGATTTTTagatgttgttttgttgtatctTAGTATCTCTCAGTATTCAAATGGGCAAaggaaattataaaataacaatatgttctgacatgtaataaaaaatgattaagaTTACTGGATCTAATTATTAgttaataacataataattaaCGTGTAATCTTAAAAGATAAGATGtttcttacacaaacacacatttttttatccCATCTTAACCATGACATATTTATCTCCAGGTGTCACTGAAAATCAAATATTCCAACCCCTTTATTACATTAATGCTGCCCAGTATTCTTATCATCTTGGCTGATATGGTCAGCTTTGCCCTGCCACTGGGAGGTGGAGAACGCAACAGTTTCAAGGTCACGCTGGTGCTCAGCTTCACCATGTTCCTCGTCATCCTCAATGACCAGCTTCCTGGAGACAGCGAGTGCAGTCCCGTCATCCGTCAGTTTACTTGCATGCAAAAAACACTTGCAATACAGAAAATTagataatatataaaatgtgtcaCAAAAAGAATCACTAACCACTTCTCTGAGTTGCAGGCATCCACTTCTGCGTTTGTCTGATCCTCTTGGTGTTGAGCATGCTGGTGTCTTTGGTGCTAACACGAATGGCTGCAGATGGTAGGCTTATTTTCAACTTCTGGTCCAAACAATCCATCAcaagaaatagagaaaaaaacaagggaAAAAATGAAGATGAGGGTGAGGAACACTTGATTGTCAAACAAATATCAGTTAAATATGTGAGTAGTGTGTTGGATATTAGGTGTTGATGTTTAACACTGTATAATACGTTGTCTTTGTTACCATAGTAATAGGTGGCATCAGTGTTGTTCAGCTGAAGGGCTCAGATGAAGACAGTCGAATGCTCAAAAAGGTGGTCAGCTTCCTGGAAACTTTAAGCACTAAGCAATTGGAAAGTGAGAGATGTGAGAGGTTTGCCGACACCCTGGACACAATTTTTTTCTGGTTCTATTTCATTCTTGGCATGGTTTACTTTTGTGTCATGATTTATATTATGGTGAGGCATACATGTTATGTTAACCATTTTGATTTCTGGAAGAACTGACTATCTGTGTAATGTTACATGTTGAACTAAagcactgttaaaaaaaatgaccataAGATACTTTTATCTAAATCTTTAGCCAGCATCCAACACTTAAAAGACTGATGCAAATCGCAATTTATGCGAGCAGTTATtatatttgttaaatgtatttaagctaaattaattatattgtgTGCCACTCATTTGTACTTGTTCATCGTTCATTGTCAggtaaaaagtgttttaataattctgaaacaaaccagaaaaggtttatttaggtttattttggaaacatgatgtgtgcatgtggtACTGTATAAGATATATAGGTGTGTGtatcaatatatatataaataaaagacatttatatatattgCATATAATTTTTCAGCAAATCTATAAATGCAAGAAGGCAACAGAAGTCGCAATGTGAGACAAACAAATCGGCTTTGTCATCACCTAGTGGCTAAATAGTGCAGACACAGTAATGAAATTctctgtggggtttttttgtttgtttttattttactttaacgCCCGGTTGGTTATGCATAACAATTTCCCAGAAAACCAAGTGAAAGACCAGTTTTTGTATAAAACCACTCTTAAGCAGCacttatttcaaaattatttatacgttataaaatttaaaactacAGTCTCCTGAAATATACCATTTATTACTAAAACACTTGACGCAGTAGTAAAACTTTAATCTCCACAAGCTAGATATGATTAGCACTCACAATAAGGTTACAGTTATCTATATATTTTACCAAAGTGTTCTTTTCCCAACAGTATTGAACAAGTTTGTTGCAGGTCCAATTTTCTCAACATAATGTCCATCACAAACTATGCATcatgtaaaataattacaattatgtTTATGTCAGAAAATGCTTCGTAACAAATGGCATGCAGGCTCCGAGTACATATTCTTCTTCTGAGACACACTGACCACAGATGAGCACAAACTTGAGCAAAAGCATCATTCAGTTTCACTTGTGAAACAATAGTAATATCAAAGAACAATCCCTGACAAAGGCCACAACTGGAAGTGCTTGTTGTTTGATAACTGCATGTTGTCCTGGAGTTTTAAACCTTTCTGGAGTAATCTGATTTCCATCATCTCTGCACCTTGGCAGTGGGTGAAATTCCGCCAGGAatttctgctttgctttttacCGCAGTATAGAATATTTATAAAGGCTGTATGAAGGGCCAAGGGCCTTAACTCCTATTAGAATATAAATTACAACTGTTTTTACCAGTTGTGTGGTAAATTCCCCTTAGAAGTTGTCAGTATATACATATCAAATATTCTTATATCAGTTAAAATATGGAAAACTGTGCTCCATGTTTATGCAATTACCTGCACTGCCTAAAAAGTTATCTATATACCCCAAAAACagtgttgcattttatttggaAATCATATATAATTTTGGCAGTTATTCTTAAAATTTGAGAAAACCGTACATTCAAACGTACATCCAAGTGCAATTACCAAATCCCATATAATCCTACATTTACCCCAGGAGAAGACCAGCCACCTTTTCAACAGGAATCAAGTACTGTAAGTAGACTGTATCCACCACAATGTAGATATTCATCAGTCATCTTCATCTTTAAGGTTCCTCTGTTTTCTTCATTgcctttaaaagtgaaaaaaaaaggtaatttgaaatgtttacGCACCGggtcagtaaaacaaaaatagaacaaagacaGTATGATTACTGTTCATATACCTCTTTCAAAATCCGAAGACCAAAGTAGTTAGTGGCCATGTTTCTCAGGTTGGACTTTCCACCCACCTTACACCTGACATAACCATACAAGTTGGCCCATTGTAAAACTAAGCCCATTATCACAACAGCCTGtgtgggaaaaataaataaataaaaacattgaatgAGATATAAACCAATACTTAGCTGCTTTAGAAACGGATGGAAATTAAACTGACATTCAGCAACTGAACTCACTAGCCATTTAATCTTGAAGGAGAAGATGGTGCTGAACACAAAGATGATCCACAAGATAGGGCAAACAATAAGTCCAAGCCAGAAGATTCTTGACTCAGCAGTGGAATTAGTGTCCACACTGTGTGTCTGAGAACAAAAGTGTCccccaataataataaaaataatatgattAAGTTGCTTAAATTACAAAAgattttgcttcatttggattttgccaaatttgtcttttacatgcttaaaaaaaagagcccTGTGCGGAGGCCAGCAAAGCTTGTACTGTATCCAATGAGCGTATTTTTACCTTCTTTGATTCAAACACCCAGTGGCTCTTTCCATCTTCATCCACTTGATTCCACCACCGAAGCCCCACTAACAATCTGCCAGATAAGTTCTAAAAACCAAAAAGGAATGCATCGGTTGTTGTAGCCTTACAGATGTCTTACTATTCACAAAACATGGAATGGACGAACCAAGAAAATTAATCACGGATTAAATTGGAAATATCTAGTTTAAGGCCTGCATTTTACACAAGGATT includes these proteins:
- the zgc:112148 gene encoding Golgi apparatus membrane protein TVP23 homolog B gives rise to the protein MLGQDSHDALLFGEEEDNLRLKKSKIRHPLVSFFHLFFRTSAILVYLLCDIFSSSFIACMVTIILLLSCDFWTVKNLSGRLLVGLRWWNQVDEDGKSHWVFESKKTHSVDTNSTAESRIFWLGLIVCPILWIIFVFSTIFSFKIKWLAVVIMGLVLQWANLYGYVRCKVGGKSNLRNMATNYFGLRILKEAMKKTEEP
- the LOC137099344 gene encoding 5-hydroxytryptamine receptor 3A-like; this encodes MLSEMVRFLFNRLGRTVLLLSVLIVGRGCADSNCTSRRCLAEMLINYNLTSQPQYENCTQTIFVPLIEYQTVSVDTKDLHLSTRLQAVLVWTDPGLSWNTSVYNYDKVVLPAEKVWTPELQVTNAIETSLEDASSDLLLYNNGTMVHTVILNALVNCEINLFNYPFAADECPVAIQTWSFDGCGTQLTLGELLVIDSSHGDWQTESAELQQNNENRNYIMVSLKIKYSNPFITLMLPSILIILADMVSFALPLGGGERNSFKVTLVLSFTMFLVILNDQLPGDSECSPVIRIHFCVCLILLVLSMLVSLVLTRMAADGRLIFNFWSKQSITRNREKNKGKNEDEVIGGISVVQLKGSDEDSRMLKKVVSFLETLSTKQLESERCERFADTLDTIFFWFYFILGMVYFCVMIYIMVRHTCYVNHFDFWKN